In the Terriglobales bacterium genome, one interval contains:
- the ansB gene encoding L-asparaginase 2 (catalyzes the formation of aspartate from asparagine, periplasmic; regulated by cyclic AMP receptor protein (CRP) and also induced by anaerobiosis), which translates to GVGNGNMNKASLSAAARAAKKGVVVVRSSRVVTGSVGRNVEVNDDEMNFVASDELNPQKARILLMLALLKPRTTAEIQTLFYTY; encoded by the coding sequence CGGAGTCGGCAATGGCAACATGAACAAAGCTTCCCTGTCGGCTGCCGCGAGAGCTGCCAAGAAAGGGGTCGTGGTGGTCAGAAGCAGCCGGGTGGTCACTGGGAGCGTCGGGCGCAACGTGGAAGTGAACGATGATGAGATGAACTTCGTAGCCTCCGACGAACTCAACCCGCAGAAGGCTAGGATTCTGCTGATGTTGGCGCTGCTCAAGCCTCGGACCACGGCAGA